The Polyangium mundeleinium genome contains the following window.
GCGGGCCGGCGCGAGGCCCCTGCCCGGGGCGCGCGCGCGTGTGGACGATGCCATCCGCGAGGTCGCCGACGAATTCGGGCCGCTGGCCGAGGACGCGGGCGTCGAACTCCGCGCCGAGCCGCTGGGGGCGACGTGCGCCCTTGCCTGTAGCCCCGGCGTGCTGTCGAGCGTGCTGTCGAACCTGGTGCAGAATGCAATCAAGTACATCGGCGACGGCGCAGAGCGGTGCGTCTCGATCCGATGCGTGGATCTCGTGGAGGAGGTGCGGATCGAGGTCGAGGACACCGGTCCTGGCATCGCCCCGGAGGATCGCGCATCGCTCTTCGATCTTTATGCGCGGGGGCGCGACGCGAAGGCGCCGGGGCTCGGGCTCGGGCTCGCGACCGTCAAGCGGCTGGTCGAATCCCACGGCGGGGACATCGGCGTGAAGGCGGGGCCTCGGCGCGGCTCGGTGTTCTGGTTTTCGATGCCGGTCGCGGCGCACGCATGACGGGGGGGAGCCTCGCAGGAGGGTGTCGCAGCGCACCGGATCCCGCGCGCACGTGTTGCAAACGCGAATGGCAGCGCACCGGACCCCGCGTGCACGCATTGCAAACGGGTCTTCGACCGTGCACGAGCCGCGTGCACGCGTTGCAAACGGGTCTTCGAACGTGCATGGAGCCGTTTGCACGCGTTGCAAACGGGTCTTCGACCGTGCATGGAGCCGTTTGCACGCGTTGCAAACGGGTCTTCGACCATACATGGAGCCGCCTGCACGCGTTGCAGACGGGTCTTCGACGTAGGTCGTGCCGTTTGCACGCGTTGCAGACACCTTTCGGAGCGCGCCGAGCGCCGTTTTCACGTGGAGGGGATGTCAACGGTGTCGTCGGTCGTGGAGCGCACGCCGGCGTCCTTGTGGGCTTGAACGCCATCTTCTAGCCTGACGTCGCCATGGGCGTCTTGCCGCCTGCCGGGGAGGGCTCTCCATGACTTCGCGCCGTGCGCTCGTTTCGTCGTTGCATCTGCGTCTGTGGATGCTCGGGGCTCTGCGGTTCTTTCGGCTTGGGCTGCTGGGGCTCGTCGCTTTGGGCGTTTCGGCATGGCTCCTCGGGTGCGGCGCGGCGCGCGTGCCGACGGAGGCGTGGGCGCAGGAGCTGCACGGCAAGAGCGTGTTTCGCGTGTGCCGGCGGCATCCCCGCGTCGGCCCGAATGTGCGCCACTGGTACGAGCTCGGGGACGGGGTGCCTCGACCGGCGTTCGAACCGCTCGAAAAGCTCCTGGAAAATCCTTCGGTCAGGGCGATCTTCATCCATGATCCGCACGCGCCGCCGGAGAGCCGGCGGCTCCTCGGGCTCGCGTACCAGGATCTGCCCTGCGACAAGCCTCCGCCGCCGCCTCCGCCGAAGATCGCGGCGAAAGAGCCGGAAGCCGCGCCGGCCAAGCGTACGACGGTCCGAACCGAGACGCGGACGTCGGCGATACGGCCCTGCGAGAGGCCGCGCAATGGGCCTCCGGATTCGCGTTTCCTCGGGCAAACGGCGCCCACGCCTGCGCCCGCGCCGGGGATGAGCGCGCCGTGTCCGCCGCCTCCGCCCGGGAATACATATGAGGAACAGAAAGTCAACCTGGCGAGGAGGGACGCCGAGGAGGAGGCGAGGCGCACGGGGGAGCGGATCGGGCGTGAGTGGGGGGCGACGCTTGGCAAGGCGGATGAACTGCCGAAGACCTTTGACCGCGGGCATGGGTTGGGGCTGGGGAAGAAGGGAGAGTTCAACAAATTATTTCAGCAGGCCCCCCCCGAACGCGCCGAGCAGATTCAGGCCAGTCTGGCCCAACAGCTGAATGCGATTCCGGAGTTGCCGACGTACGACGACGAGCGGCTCGCCAGGATTGCGTGGGAGGCATTCCTCAAGGGGTATGGCAGAGGCTGGGCGGACGCCGAGCTGAAGGCCGCGATTCTGAACGCCCTGGCGGACACGGCATTGACGCTCGCCACCATGGGAGCGGCGGCCCTGGAGACCGCAGGGGCGAGGGCGCTGCGGGCGGCTCAGCAGAGGCTACGGAGCATGCCGGTGTTCCTGCCGGCGGGGGCGGGCGGACCAGGCGGGTTCTTGCGGCGGCCGAAGCTGCCGAGTCCGCCGGCCGCGAGCCCGCCGAAGGCAGCGGCGCCGCCCAGCGGGACGACGGTTACGACGACGACGCGGCCCGTGTCGGGGAGTAGCAGCAGAGGCGAAACAGGGTCATACACGAACACGCACGCCAGCGGAAAAACGTACGATGGTAAAGGTAGTCGAGAGCGCTCCCAGATATCCGGTCGTCGCATCGAGCGGAAAACCGGAGACCAGCATGTAGCAACAGACTGGAGGCCCGCGCCGAACGCGAGAGACGCCTTCAAGGAAGAAGCGCGTCGGCTCCAGGAACACGGCGGTCCAGGCCGCCCTGATAACCATAACAAGATCGAGTCTCCCGGGAAAAAGCTGCTCGAACAGGAGAAATGATGAGTTACCCCAACGATGCCGATGGCGCTGCCCTGCGTCGCCTGGCGGACCGATGCGACATGTCGGAGCCGATGGATATCGACTTCGTCGTATCTGTCCCGGATCAAGCTGCGGGCGAGGAATTGGCGCGGTTGGTGACGAAGCGTGGCTATACTCCGTCGGTCGAGTTCGACGAAGAGGCTGAGGAATGGACCTGCTATTGCGCCAAACGGATGGTTCCCACCTACGAAGCGGTCGTTGCCGCGCAGCAGGAGCTCGATGAACTGGGAGCAGAGGTGGGGGGGTACTCCGATGGATGGGGGACATTCGGAGACTGAGTGCGGACGAGCAGCGACGTCGACTCGTTAGGCCCGAAGAGTTCGCCGAGATCGAGGCGAATGCGACGACAAACGCCGTGGAGCTTGACCCCGACAAACCTGTCGAGTAGGGTGCGCGGCAGAGACATGGACGACAAACTCGACCTCGGCCAGGCGTACGCGCCGCCCGCCGCGCCGCCGCCCGTCGCGCCTGTCCCCGGCGTGATCTCGCCCTACGACAGGATCGTGAGATTCGCTTTCCCGGTCGGCGCCGGGATCGGGCTGGTCTTTGGCTGCGTGGTGTATCTCCGGTCCGCCTACGCGCTGGGCTTCTTCAATGCGCAGAAGAACACCCCGTGGATCACATGCGTCATCGTGCTCCGCGAGATGGGCCCCGCCTGCGCCATGCTCGCCGTATACCTCACGGCGGTCATCCTCCTCCATCGCGCGGGGCGCAGGGCGAGCGGACCCCTCGAGGTCGATCACGCGCGTGTGCTCCTCGTCCTGGGGACGCTCCCACCCCTCACGGTCGTCACGGCTCCGTTCTGCGTCCTTGGCGCCCTGCTGGTGTGGCTGGCACAATCGTCGGGGACGACGAGCGAATTTTTGCATCCATTCCTGAATCGGGGGTGAGATGGCGGGATCCCGTTTACGGCCTGGCCCAGGCCGCAGGCTGCGGGGGGGTTCTCACGTGCCTGCTCCGAATCGGGGCAAAGTGGCTCACCACGAAGAAACACGGCCTCGCCCTGAAGCTTTTCGTCGCGTATCTCTCGCTCGCCATCCCCAATGCTGTTCTACGAGCGGTCTTTTCGATCGTGGATCCGGCTTGAGTCGCGCCGCTCCATGACGAGCGGCATCCCGCGGGAAGGCGCGATCGTCACCCCGCGACGCACCTCGTGCACCTTGCCGAAGCGCGGCAGGCGCAGCTCCGTGCGCGCGAGGATCGTGGCGAGGATCATCTTCATTTCATAGAGCGCGAACGCCATGCCGATGCAGCGGCGAATGCCGCCGCCGAAGGGGAGCCACTCGTGAGGCGCGAATCGCTGGCGCAAAAAGCGGTCCGGATCGAAGCGCGTCGGATCCGGGTAAAGGTCGGGCCTTCGATGAATGAGGTAAATCGATACGAGCGCAGGCGTGCCGGCTTCGAGATCATAGCCGCCGATGCGCATGGGCCGCTGGAGGAGCCTCCCGACCATCAGGACCACGGGCTGCAAGCGCAACGTCTCCCGCGCCGTCGCGTCGAGCAGCGCGCAGCGGGCGATGCGCTCGGGCGCGAGATCCGGCAATGCGCCCTCCGTTTCGAGCTCGCGGACGAGGCGGGCGACCAGGCTCTTCGAGGCGAGGATCCACCGCAGCCCCCACGAGAGCGCGGTCGCCGTGGTCTCGTGGCCGGCGGCGAGCAGGGTCATGAGCTCGTCGCGCAGCTCGCCGTCGCTCATGGGCTCGCCCGCCTCGTCGCGCGCGTCGAGCAGGAGCGAGAGGATGTCGTCCCCACGCTCGCCCGAGGTCCGGCGGCGCCGGATCTCCCCATAGAGCATCTCGTCGGCCTTGTGGAGGGCCCGGACCAGGCTGTTCCAGCGCGTGAGGGGGCCGAGGTCCCGCTGGAACATGGGCACGAGGAAGATCGGGTTCGTCGTGAGCTCGAGGATCTCCACGAGCCGCTCGCGCAACCGGTGGAACAGCTCGCCCTCGCCGATGCCGAAGACGACGCGCAAGATGACGTCGAGCGTGATCGCCTGCAGGCGCTCGTGCACCGGGAAACGCTCGCGCGCGGGCCAGCCGGCGATCGAGGCCTCGGTGAGGGCGACCATGCGCGCGCCGTAGGATGCCATGCGCTCGCCGTGCAGGGGCGGCATGAGCAGCTTGCGCTGGCGCAGGTGCTCCTTGCCGTCGAGCAGGAGGAGCGAGGCTTTTCCGAGGATCGGCCCGAGCACCGCGTTGACCTGCCCCGCGTGCGCGTCGTCCGGGCCGAGCGCAAAAATCTCCTTCGCGGCGTCGGGGTGGTGGAAGACCACCGCGGGCTTGGGATTGGCCGGAAACCGCATCGTGAAGGCGTCCGGGTACCGCTTGGCCATGGCCTCGAGGAAGGGGAACGGGCGGTAGAGGAACGGCGGGAGGGTGAGGGCCGGGGGCAGGGGGAGTCCGGGCACGCGCTGCATGGGGCGCAGCATAGGGGGGAACGCGAAGGAGGGAAGGGGCGGCGCGCGGGCCGTTGCTCGGGGCGCCCCGGCCGGATAGGGTGCGCCGCGAGAGGAGCTGACGATGACTGAAGTGAACCGTTCCTGGCGGCTTGCCGCGCGCCCCGAGGGGATGATCAAGGACAGCGATTTCACCTGGCACGAGGAGCCTTTGCCGGCAGAGCTCGGGCCGGGGCAGATCCTCGTCGAGACGCTGTATCTCTCGGTGGATCCGACGCAGCGGATCTGGATCGAGCGCGACTCGTACCTGCCGGCGGTGGCGATCGGCGAGGTGGTGCGCGCGGGCGGCGTCGCGCGCGTGCTCCGTTCGAGCCTGCCCGGCTTCTCGCCGGGGGATCTCGTGTTCGGGATGACGGGGTGGCAAACCCACGCCGTGATCGAGCCCTCGATCCGGGGCCCGCGGAAGCTGCCGGAGGGCGTGTCGCCGACGATGGCGGTCTCGCTCCTGGGGCTGACGGGGCTCACCGCGTATTTCGGGCTGCTCGACGTGGGGCAACCGAAGGAAGGGGAGACCGTCGTCGTCTCGGGCGCGGCGGGCGCGACGGGCAATGCGGCGGGGCAGATCGCGAAGATCAAGGGGTGCCGGGTCGTGGGGATCGCGGGTGGCCCGCAGAAGTGCGCGTGGATCAAGGACGAGCTCGGGTTCGACGCGGCGATCGATTACAAGTCCGAGGACGTGCAGAAGCGGCTGGGCGAGCTCTGCCCGAACGGCATCGACGTGTACTTCGACAACGTCGGCGGCTCGATCCTGGAGGCGGCGCTCACGCACCTCGCCATGCGCGGGCGGGTCGTGCTCTGCGGCTCGATCGGCGATTACAACCATGCGACGGGCTCGACCGGGCCGAGGAACCTCATGAACCTCGTCATGAAGCGCGGCCGCATGGAGGGCTTCCTCGTGAGCGACTACGCGGCGCGGTTCGGCGAAGCCATCGGCGACCTCGCGCGGTGGGCGGCCGAAGGGCGCATCAAGGATCGCGTCGACGTCGTGGAGGGCCTCGAGAACGCGCCCGCCGCGCTCCGGCGCCTCTTCACCGGGGCGAACACCGGCAAACAGCTCATCAAGGTGGCGGCGGGCTGACGCCTCTCCGCGGGGGGGCGCACCGCGGCCTCCGTGTTCGGCACGTCCCCGCGTAGGGAGCCCGCCTCGGGCACCGTCCAAGGGGAACGATCATGACATCTCCTCGAACCAACGAGCCGACCGGCGGGGATCCCGAGGTCCTCAAGGTCGTCGCGCGGGGCAAACGGCGGCGGCTCCCGTGGGTGCTGCTCGCCGCCGTCCTCGTCGCCGGCGGCGGGGGCGGCTTTTATGTGTGGAAGAAGAAGACCGCCGCCGCCGCGGAAGGCACGAAGTACCAGTCGCAGAAGGTCGAGCGCGGCGACCTCCGGGTGACCGTCACCGCCACCGGCACGCTGAAGGCGCGCAACACCGTGGAGGTCGGCGCGGAGATCACGGGCCGCGTCCTCGAAGTCCACGTCAATTTCAACGACAAGGTCACGAAGGGCCAGATCCTCGCCGAGATCGACACGGAGCAATACACGGCCAGGATCGAGGAGGCGACGGCGCAGCTCGCCTCGGCCAACGCCTCGCTCATGAACGCGCGCACCACGGCGAGCGAGAACAAGCTGAAGCTCACGCGGGCCGAGGGGATGCTGGCGCAGGGGCTCGCGCCGGCGCAGGACGTCGAGGCCGCGCAGGCGAACTACAAGCGCGCCGAGGCGCAGGTGGCGTCGTCGTCCTCGCAGGTGACGCTCGCACAGGCGTCGCTCAAGGTCGCGAAGACGAACCTTTCGAAGGCGGTCATTCGTTCGCCGATCGACGGGGTGGTGCTGAACCGCGCGGTCGAGCCGGGCCAGACGGTCACCTCGGGCATGCAGACGCCGGTGCTCTTCGTGCTCGCGGCGGACCTCGGTCAGCTCCAGCTCAACGTGCAGGTCGACGAGGCCGACGTGGGCTCGGTGAAAGAGGGGCAGGAGGCGAGCTTCACGGTCGACGCGTACGCGCAGCAATCGTTCGTGTCGAAGGTGCTCGCCGTGAAGAACATGCCGACGACGGGGACGACCGTGGTCACGTACGAGGCGTGGCTCTCGGTCGACAACACGAAGGGATTGCTCCGCCCCGGCATGACGGCGACGGCGACGGTCGTGGTCGACGAGCGCAAGAACGTGCTCCTCGTCTCGAATGCGGCCTTGCGGTTCAACCCGAACCGGAAGACGACGAGCACGCAGCAGCAGGGCATCTCGGTGAACCAGTTCTTGCCGACGGGGGGCCGGCCGGGGATGGGACAGCAAAAGCGCCCGACGGGCACGGGCACGGGCACGGGCGCGCCGCGTGAGCCGGCGCTCTGGCTGCCGACGGGCGGTGAGCCTCGCCGCGTGAAGGTGGAGGTCGGCGCGACGGACGGCATTCGCACGGAGATCCGCGCGGAGGAGATCTCCGAGGGGACCGACGTCGTGGTCAGCATGGTCGAGGCGCCGCGTGGCTGAGCTGCCTCGCGCGGACGGCGGCGCGAGATCTCCGATCGTCGAATTCCGGCGTGTCGAGAAGATCTACGGCGAGGGCGAGTCCGAGGTGCGCGCGCTCGACGGCGTCGACATGCGCATCGAGCGCGGGGAGTTCGTCAGCATCATGGGGTCCTCCGGCTCGGGCAAATCGACCGCCATGAACATGATCGGTTGTCTCGACGTCCCCACGTCCGGCGCGTACCTCTTCCGCGGCGTCAACGTCTGCGACCTCGATCAGGACCAGCGCGCGCTGCTCCGGCGCCATTTCATCGGGTTCGTCTTCCAGGGGTTCAACCTGCTCGCGCGGACGACGGCGCTCGAGAACGTGGAACTGCCGCTCGTCTACCGGCGCGTGCCGGCCGAGGAGCGGCGGGCGCGGGCGCTCCGGGCGCTCAATCTCGTGGGGCTCGCGGAGCGCGCGGGGCATACGAGCGCGAAGCTCTCGGGCGGCCAGCAGCAGCGCGT
Protein-coding sequences here:
- a CDS encoding ribonuclease E inhibitor RraB; its protein translation is MMSYPNDADGAALRRLADRCDMSEPMDIDFVVSVPDQAAGEELARLVTKRGYTPSVEFDEEAEEWTCYCAKRMVPTYEAVVAAQQELDELGAEVGGYSDGWGTFGD
- a CDS encoding ABC transporter permease; translated protein: MDDKLDLGQAYAPPAAPPPVAPVPGVISPYDRIVRFAFPVGAGIGLVFGCVVYLRSAYALGFFNAQKNTPWITCVIVLREMGPACAMLAVYLTAVILLHRAGRRASGPLEVDHARVLLVLGTLPPLTVVTAPFCVLGALLVWLAQSSGTTSEFLHPFLNRG
- a CDS encoding cytochrome P450 produces the protein MQRVPGLPLPPALTLPPFLYRPFPFLEAMAKRYPDAFTMRFPANPKPAVVFHHPDAAKEIFALGPDDAHAGQVNAVLGPILGKASLLLLDGKEHLRQRKLLMPPLHGERMASYGARMVALTEASIAGWPARERFPVHERLQAITLDVILRVVFGIGEGELFHRLRERLVEILELTTNPIFLVPMFQRDLGPLTRWNSLVRALHKADEMLYGEIRRRRTSGERGDDILSLLLDARDEAGEPMSDGELRDELMTLLAAGHETTATALSWGLRWILASKSLVARLVRELETEGALPDLAPERIARCALLDATARETLRLQPVVLMVGRLLQRPMRIGGYDLEAGTPALVSIYLIHRRPDLYPDPTRFDPDRFLRQRFAPHEWLPFGGGIRRCIGMAFALYEMKMILATILARTELRLPRFGKVHEVRRGVTIAPSRGMPLVMERRDSSRIHDRKDRS
- a CDS encoding NADP-dependent oxidoreductase, with amino-acid sequence MTEVNRSWRLAARPEGMIKDSDFTWHEEPLPAELGPGQILVETLYLSVDPTQRIWIERDSYLPAVAIGEVVRAGGVARVLRSSLPGFSPGDLVFGMTGWQTHAVIEPSIRGPRKLPEGVSPTMAVSLLGLTGLTAYFGLLDVGQPKEGETVVVSGAAGATGNAAGQIAKIKGCRVVGIAGGPQKCAWIKDELGFDAAIDYKSEDVQKRLGELCPNGIDVYFDNVGGSILEAALTHLAMRGRVVLCGSIGDYNHATGSTGPRNLMNLVMKRGRMEGFLVSDYAARFGEAIGDLARWAAEGRIKDRVDVVEGLENAPAALRRLFTGANTGKQLIKVAAG
- a CDS encoding efflux RND transporter periplasmic adaptor subunit, whose amino-acid sequence is MTSPRTNEPTGGDPEVLKVVARGKRRRLPWVLLAAVLVAGGGGGFYVWKKKTAAAAEGTKYQSQKVERGDLRVTVTATGTLKARNTVEVGAEITGRVLEVHVNFNDKVTKGQILAEIDTEQYTARIEEATAQLASANASLMNARTTASENKLKLTRAEGMLAQGLAPAQDVEAAQANYKRAEAQVASSSSQVTLAQASLKVAKTNLSKAVIRSPIDGVVLNRAVEPGQTVTSGMQTPVLFVLAADLGQLQLNVQVDEADVGSVKEGQEASFTVDAYAQQSFVSKVLAVKNMPTTGTTVVTYEAWLSVDNTKGLLRPGMTATATVVVDERKNVLLVSNAALRFNPNRKTTSTQQQGISVNQFLPTGGRPGMGQQKRPTGTGTGTGAPREPALWLPTGGEPRRVKVEVGATDGIRTEIRAEEISEGTDVVVSMVEAPRG
- a CDS encoding ABC transporter ATP-binding protein, with the translated sequence MAELPRADGGARSPIVEFRRVEKIYGEGESEVRALDGVDMRIERGEFVSIMGSSGSGKSTAMNMIGCLDVPTSGAYLFRGVNVCDLDQDQRALLRRHFIGFVFQGFNLLARTTALENVELPLVYRRVPAEERRARALRALNLVGLAERAGHTSAKLSGGQQQRVAIARALVTEPSLLLADEPTGNLDTARKAEIMELMVQLNREHGITVVMVTHEPDMAEYGTRTIVFRDGKIISGNG